A stretch of the Aegilops tauschii subsp. strangulata cultivar AL8/78 chromosome 4, Aet v6.0, whole genome shotgun sequence genome encodes the following:
- the LOC109746136 gene encoding uncharacterized protein — protein MSSSVSTASSLFAGPDVTLVHDFNIHERVPVVLDQSTASYSTWRQYFSLVFREYLLHGHVDGTVDSSLMVNDEEWMILDTTIIRWFYLTISKDLFHTVEDDDDAYAVWTKLNGLFTDNKLQRQVLLHGEFYGWQQLDSSTDDFCMRLKKLADELRDLGETAGDELLISTLTAGLNEDFGNVASNLTLIPEPTFAKVVAYLKLEERRMKMVRTRATHTALTTGTHRGPVPPQPLMRNATWHGF, from the coding sequence ATGAGCTCCTCCGTCTCCACCGCATCTAGTCTCTTTGCCGGTCCGGATGTCACCCTCGTTCATGATTTCAACATCCACGAGCGCGTCCCGGTGGTTCTTGATCAATCCACCGCCTCCTACTCCACTTGGAGGCAGTATTTCTCCTTGGTGTTTCGCGAGTACTTGCTCCATGGCCATGTTGATGGCACCGTGGACTCCAGCCTCATGGTGAACGACGAGGAGTGGATGATCCTCGACACCACCATTATCCGCTGGTTCTACCTCACCATCTCCAAGGACCTCTTCCACACTGTGGAGGACGACGACGATGCGTACGCCGTCTGGACCAAGCTCAAcggcctcttcaccgacaacaaGCTCCAGCGCCAGGTCCTCCTCCATGGCGAGTTTTATGGGTGGCAGCAGCTTGACTCATCCACTGACGATTTTTGCATGCGCCTCAAAAAGCTCGCCGATGAGCTCCGTGATCTCGGCGAGAcggccggcgacgagctcctcATCAGCACCCTCACCGCCGGTCTCAACGAGGACTTTGGGAACGTCGCCTCCAACCTTACTCTCATCCCGGAGCCGACCTTCGCCAAAGTTGTGGCGTACCTCAAACTGGAGGAGAGGCGGATGAAGATGGTGCGGACCCGGGCCACGCACACCGCCCTCACCACTGGCACCCATAGGGGCCCGGTGCCGCCTCAGCCGCTGATGCGAAATGCTACTTGGCATggtttttaa
- the LOC109746137 gene encoding obtusifoliol 14-alpha demethylase, translating to MDITFPPGAYFSIAVIFLTVIITKVIVRRIVAPRPEKGSLQPPIASGASLVAALPTILTKGLHPVLHDLHAKLGSVFTINLFGLKKVTLLVGPEVTSHFFQAKNSELCHPDMYKFTIPIFGKGVIFDVDFETRNRQIRFAIDAMKPTQLRSKVDYMVHEVQDYFSKWEQEGIIDLKHELAEVLMLIASRCLLGKEVREKMFEEVSVLINDLCKNGMHFISLFFPYIPIPAHRQRDKARAKLGHIFHEIVRSRKISGQVEDDVLQKLIDSKCMEDGRSMTESEITGLLISLLFAGQHASSSAASWAGACLISHEKYLAAAVEEQQKIIGKHGQHVDYSILLEMGTLHSCIKEAIRMHSPSAMVMRHVKKNFTVQTREGYSYEIPEGHTVATSIVVGNQLPHIYKDPHVYDPYRFGPGREEDKAGGKFAFTSFGGGRHACFGEEYSYMQIKVIWSFLLRNFELKMISPFPEEEIDKFIPGPKGRVMVSYKRRLLVST from the exons ATGGATATAACATTTCCTCCGGGTGCGTATTTCAGTATAGCAGTTATTTTTCTCACCGTGATCATCACAAAAGTTATTGTAAGAAGAATTGTTGCTCCAAGGCCAGAAAAGGGGTCGCTTCAGCCACCTATTGCAAGTGGTGCTTCTCTTGTAGCTGCTTTGCCTACGATCCTGACCAAGGGTTTACATCCAGTACTCCATGACCTGCATGCAAAGCTGGGCAGTGTATTCACAATAAATCTGTTTGGTTTGAAGAAGGTGACTTTATTGGTTGGACCGGAGGTCACATCTCATTTCTTTCAAGCCAAGAACTCGGAACTCTGCCACCCGGATATGTATAAATTCACGATCCCTATTTTCGGCAAAGGAGTTATTTTTGATGTGGATTTCGAAACTAGAAACAGACAGATACGCTTTGCTATAGATGCAATGAAGCCAACACAATTAAGAAGCAAAGTTGATTATATGGTTCATGAAGTACAG GACTACTTCTCAAAATGGGAACAAGAGGGCATAATTGATCTAAAGCATGAGCTGGCAGAGGTACTCATGCTAATCGCAAGCCGTTGCTTGCTTGGAAAAGAGGTCCGTGAGAAGATGTTCGAAGAAGTCTCTGTGCTCATCAATGATCTCTGCAAAAATGGCATGCACTTCATCAGCCTTTTTTTTCCATATATCCCAATCCCAGCCCACCGGCAACGCGACAAAGCGCGTGCTAAGCTGGGACATATATTCCATGAGATAGTGAGATCACGTAAAATCTCAGGCCAAGTTGAGGATGATGTGCTACAAAAACTTATAGACTCGAAATGCATGGAGGATGGCCGCTCTATGACCGAGAGTGAGATTACCGGGCTACTCATTAGCTTGTTGTTTGCTGGGCAACATGCGAGCTCAAGCGCTGCCTCCTGGGCGGGAGCTTGTCTAATAAGCCATGAAAAGTACTTAGCGGCCGCTGTAGAAGAGCAACAGAAAATCATTGGAAAACACGGACAACATGTAGATTACAGCATCTTGTTAGAGATGGGAACATTACATTCCTGCATCAAAGAGGCAATAAGAATGCACTCTCCATCAGCAATGGTAATGCGCCATGTGAAGAAGAACTTCACTGTACAAACAAGAGAAGGCTACAGCTATGAAATTCCAGAAGGGCATACCGTAGCTACCTCTATAGTGGTTGGCAACCAGCTACCACATATTTATAAAGACCCTCATGTATATGACCCGTACCGTTTTGGTCCAGGGAGAGAGGAGGACAAAGCTGGCGGCAAGTTTGCATTCACATCATTTGGTGGTGGGAGGCATGCTTGCTTCGGGGAGGAATATTCTTACATGCAAATTAAAGTGATATGGAGTTTTTTGCTGAGGAACTTTGAGCTCAAAATGATTTCGCCTTTTCCAGAGGAAGAAATTGATAAATTCATACCAGGGCCTAAAGGAAGAGTGATGGTCAGTTACAAGAGGCGACTTCTTGTCAGTACCTAG